TACCCTAATATAACCCTTAAAACTAACTCCTaaaactaaccttaacccaactttaacccctaaccataacccctagccttagccacctagctaacattataATTCATAATtcttaacatatcatacatttggcaaatttgtaacatattgtacaaattgcaattcaTCACATattatatgaattgtaattcgtaacatatcatacatctACAAATTAACacataccatacaaaacgtaacatatcattctAATTGGGGTGTCCCAGATGtacttttactatgttacatcaAGGTcggttgcggtgaccgtattctACCCTTGAGTCCAGGCTGTCATGACTGTCAGATTGGTTGTCTGACTCCAGCAAACAGCCACATGTTCTGTCAGGCTGACTCAAGGGAAACGCCACTTGTACTGTAAGTGAAATGGACACATGGCTCACACTTTGGTTGAACATGTCAGTTTCATGTCGCAGCGTTGTGTACAGGCGTAAATCCTGTCGTATCATCTCCACCCTCTCAACCTCAAGTCTCTCCAGCTCCTGAAGAACAGAGGGAAATACACAGACAAGGAATCAACCTCACTGTCAAAGATAACGATGAACGTGATCAGCTTTTATTGTTTGTTGTCAACAATGAGACTATGAAGAGTTAGTTCAATTGTATTACCAGGCTTGTGGTGACCATCTCCTCAAACCACTTGGACTGGGCCCGGTTGTACAGGTCCACATTGTGCATGAGGTCATCACCTGTAGAGAACAGATTCAGAGTGGTCATTCAACACAGTGTATTTGACTAGGAGGTAATACTCAACAAATCAACATTAAGTTGCTGGTATACCTGTGCAGTTAAATTGTGGGAGTTAAATATGAAGTACTACCGGCTTGAAGTATTTACTACATTAAATGTAGGCCCTAAATGAACTTATGCATGAGGAAAAGTGTGCATGAACTCAGTCCTTATGTCTCCAGCAAAGGGCACTCGGTAACCATGCCTGTTGCAGTGTGGGACATCTCTATCGATGCAATGTAATGCAGAGGCTAACCTCCGATGCTAACCTCTGATGCTAAGTCTATTAAAGCTTGGTTAAATAGGGTTGAAGAAAAGTGCAACGCAAATGTGACCTACAAACGTTCTTCTACATTTCAGTTCAATCTATTAGGCATATATTACAAAGGCCTACTGTAGAgagtgtcatgactgtcctgatcaggtcaggttacaggagaccacaaccctacagattatctctcaaccccaacagaaggaggagagatctaggggtctgaagatgtggggttttatgacccctcacgcccctggtaaatctcaggccacagacaaattcctttgtcctgtccTGTTTGTCCTGGAGAACcaacctcagaacattaaacatgaaataaagggactttggaacaatggtttccgtcagccactATGGTGGTCGTgatgatagatggaatatgaaaatgtatgtcatttttgtttagttattaaaggttaatagatgacgttattacgaaaacattgtaacgtgaagagttttcctagtatatgtttgatgtttatacattgtacgttgtgtggaaaatgtccaaatcaaagggaatgttttggtaaagatgaaatgataagttagttgtctaaaattggatttgagaaAAACCTAGACCTTGCTCTTAACTAGGTatgcccagagaattgccctaaaggcagttacgcccacttctgacccaagggtataaaacctgtgagtaaagaatttacagaagactacgtgacccaagctgcagccaaggtctaaaaagtcaacgaacccagaacccaagctacggatgagtagctgtgtctaagcagGTGAATTCAAGCCGGACCCCCTTAGCATCCAATCCCAGCGAATCGTGATATCTAAAaggtttcattcctatgctgtgagctctgagctgtcTGTCCTCGGAAGACCCCTTCCATAGcaagggtgagggaacagactcctaagccaaaaggacactgacatcgtgaggaCGACCAGAAAGGCGCGCCGGAGAAGTGCATCATCGAGCAGCCTGAACGGTCCACGCAGAGGATCCACAGATAACTTCCCCacataattacatcattatattctgacccataagagcggcagtttggggcaaggctagggttagaatagcatagctgacaaattcacccagatgtatatttctctcgtgtactttcttttttctctctcttttgaaatccccattgtgggtaacacgcgccatagtgtgttggcccgttatactaagttctaatcaatagcctataatgtgttttgtctatgtgtatcttttatcatcattttagctttttagtaaataaatattcaactaagattggtgtggtacgaactcattggtgagacccgggtccgtgcagattcacggactatacgacgttcagaacgagatttgggaaatagaaactcaacaaAAACGATTTTTCCCATGATGctccaggttaatgagttaataattgcttgattcagttaatcacgcaattagaaactttaatcattcgatgagcaacagtcgtcacattaactaatgCAACGTCACGACAAAAGGGTGTAAGAAACAACCTAAAACAAAACTACAGAGGAAGTTATTTTACAATCGAGCCTCTCCAATAATAGCACATCTCAATCTATATGGTAATGAGGCCAGGGTCTTTAATGACATTTGCCCCTGTAAAAAGTGAAAGACACAAGGCAGACATCATCTAAAGCGTGCCTAACGGGATCTATTGATTAGAGCTGTGAACTGAGACTAAGGATCTGATTGGGAGAGAGAATGAACAAGATGacgacttttatttatttatttttccatgCTGGCTTTTTCCTCTAAAGTGTGTGCATAGATATGTACGGAAAAGCAATTACAATCTTGGCACCAGAACTATTTGTACGATCATACTATCTGGAATACAGAGAAATGGGAGCCCCAGGCATTGTACTGCATGGCTGATCATAGCCTCATGTTATCTGAATTAAGCATATTCACTATGATTCCACATTCAAATATAAATGCAAAGCAAGACGTGTTTGTCTCCTAAGCACATGATAATGCAACGTTTTTGAGATCCACAGTACAACACAAAACACTGGAAAATATACTTGCAGTATAACAGATGGTTTTAAGTATAAATTAAGAGACATTGCTCAATATTTTAACTATGCTAATTGCTTAGTATGATTACATTTCTATTGGCTGCTGTTGGCAGTGAGCTTTAGTGTTGTCGGCTTCCTGTCTGAGTTCTCAAACCCCATCCATGTCTGACTGAACCCTCCCACAT
This Oncorhynchus nerka isolate Pitt River unplaced genomic scaffold, Oner_Uvic_2.0 unplaced_scaffold_5620, whole genome shotgun sequence DNA region includes the following protein-coding sequences:
- the LOC135566349 gene encoding growth arrest-specific protein 7-like encodes the protein MNKHEEDIKKARRKSTQAGDDLMHNVDLYNRAQSKWFEEMVTTSLELERLEVERVEMIRQDLRLYTTLRHETDMFNQSTVEPVDQLLQSVDPAKD